A single genomic interval of Camelina sativa cultivar DH55 chromosome 11, Cs, whole genome shotgun sequence harbors:
- the LOC104725008 gene encoding embryonic protein DC-8-like: MNMAAMQLTRTAFFGLSKVFPISRAPRTLAVVIGRKTSRVFFASSVNHSQGKYDPVEKARDSRADLAYDSKTWREESGEYAEAGKEKAKGKAYDMNGKTRDYAEQTKDKVNEGASRAADKAYETKEKAKDKAYDAKEKTKDYAEEARDKVNEGASIAADKAYETKEKAKDKAYDAKEKTKDYAEEARDRVNEGASRAADKAYETKDKAKDKAYDVKEKAKDYAEEAKNKVNEEASKASDKAYETKERVKDYAEDSKERADDMAHGLKEKAQDIGEKTKETVKDVWETAKSTAQKVTEAVVGSGEEADRARDDVDKGLEDLSKKANENRNKDDDDFKRF; encoded by the exons ATGAACATGGCGGCTATGCAACTAACGAGAACTGCTTTTTTTGGTCTCTCGAAGGTTTTCCCTATAAGCCGAGCTCCGAGAACTCTTGCGGTGGTGATTGGTCGCAAAACATCTCGTGTCTTTTTTGCCTCGTCGGTTAACCATTCTCag GGAAAATATGATCCGGTAGAGAAAGCGAGAGACTCGAGAGCTGATTTGGCTTATGACTCGAAGACATGGAGAGAAGAATCAGGAGAATACGCTGAAGCGGGCAAAGAAAAAGCTAAGGGTAAAGCGTACGATATGAACGGGAAGACGAGAGATTATGCAGAACAAACGAAAGATAAAGTGAACGAAGGTGCGAGCAGAGCAGCTGATAAAGCCTACGAGACGAAAGAGAAAGCTAAGGACAAAGCCTATGATGCTAAAGAAAAGACTAAAGATTATGCGGAAGAGGCTAGGGATAAGGTGAATGAAGGAGCAAGCATAGCAGCTGATAAAGCCTACGAGACGAAGGAGAAAGCTAAAGACAAAGCCTACGATGCGAAAGAGAAGACTAAAGATTACGCGGAAGAGGCTAGGGATAGAGTGAATGAAGGAGCGAGTAGAGCAGCTGATAAAGCCTACGAGACAAAGGACAAAGCTAAGGACAAAGCCTATGATGTGAAAGAGAAGGCTAAAGATTACGCAGAAGAGGCCAAGAATAAGGTCAATGAAGAAGCGAGCAAAGCATCTGATAAAGCCTACGAGACTAAAGAGAGGGTGAAGGACTATGCAGAGGACTCAAAGGAGAGAGCAGATGATATGGCACATGGTTTAAAGGAAAAGGCTCAAGATATTGGGGAGAAGACTAAGGAGACTGTAAAAGATGTGTGGGAGACGGCGAAGAGCACGGCTCAGAAGGTGACAGAGGCGGTGGTTGGGTCAGGTGAGGAGGCGGATAGGGCTCGGGATGATGTTGATAAGGGCTTGGAGGATCTGTCTAAAAAGGCGAATGAAAATCGGaataaggatgatgatgatttcaaGAGGTTCTAA
- the LOC104728607 gene encoding putative FBD-associated F-box protein At1g05080, with translation MLETTKSCGGGRIEERVGEDMISALPEDLLVNILKYVPTKDAVATMILSKRWRFTWTMLPKLDYKENKDDESKRSVWWFLEKSLQLLKAPVLTLLLIELGPRCPSDADVGKCVAKAVDRRVVVLALELRWSADPARLPNSLYSCKTLEVLNLSHKILVDVPCTACLPSLTMLWLDCVVYKNDESLIRLLSGCSVLESMYVKRIKDDNVKRFTVKVPSLLELEYVNHCNDVEEDTCRCLVIDTPALTEFDITYYSGDSCSIENTPCLEQVYIDIERCFPDVDNFLRSFSAVSFLELDLTDEMILCCTTIKFSRLTMCRIRPWDSDWMDSLVPFLENTPKLKCFIVDYRSTHKPPIASPLWNETGSDPKCLSSSLEKFELIDYTGREEEVELVEYILTTSKILETATISMRSLPDLKMMKELKAIPRMKMKMRYSEIRKRDKGVPVGCNCGVVLLVARSNDPSTRGELYFSCAYEITNGPVQGCGFRRWWNDALRDEFVNITEEKNEMKQDLDAAKKRIETQEEIILNMERNMTR, from the exons ATGttggaaacaacaaaaagttgtgGTGGTGGGAGAATTGAAGAGAGAGTTGGTGAAGACATGATCAGCGCTTTACCTGAAGATTTGCTTGTAAATATACTCAAGTATGTGCCGACTAAAGATGCAGTGGCCACCATGATTCTGTCTAAACGATGGCGTTTTACGTGGACGATGTTGCCTAAGCTTGactacaaagaaaacaaagatgatgaGAGCAAGAGGAGCGTTTGGTGGTTTCTTGAAAAGTCATTGCAACTCCTCAAAGCACCAGTCTTAACTTTGTTGTTGATAGAACTCGGTCCACGATGTCCTAGTGATGCTGATGTGGGAAAGTGTGTTGCGAAGGCTGTTGATCGCCGAGTGGTTGTGCTAGCACTCGAGCTTCGCTGGTCCGCAGATCCAGCAAGATTGCCCAATAGCCTTTACTCATGCAAAACTCTCGAGGTACTGAATCTCTCCCACAAGATTCTCGTGGATGTTCCTTGTACCGCCTGCCTCCCATCACTAACAATGCTCTGGTTAGACTGTGTGGTGTATAAAAACGATGAATCTCTTATTAGGCTCTTATCAGGCTGCTCCGTTCTCGAGAGTATGTATGTCAAACGGATAAAGGATGACAATGTCAAAAGGTTCACAGTGAAAGTTCCTTCTTTATTGGAATTAGAGTATGTTAATCATTGCAATGATGTAGAAGAAGATACATGTAGGTGCTTGGTTATTGACACTCCTGCATTAACAGAGTTTGACATAACTTATTACTCAGGAGACTCTTGCTCAATCGAGAATACACCTTGTTTGGAGCAAGTTTATATCGACATTGAGCGGTGTTTTCCTGATGTAGACAACTTCTTAAGATCTTTTTCCGCAGTCTCGTTTCTTGAGTTGGATTTGACAGACGAAatg ATTCTGTGTTGCACAACCATCAAATTCTCTCGGCTGACAATGTGTAGGATACGTCCATGGGACTCAGACTGGATGGACTCACTTGTGCCTTTCCTTGAAAATACTCCGAAGCTAAAGTGTTTTATAGTTGATTAT AGATCAACCCATAAACCCCCTATTGCCTCTCCTTTGTGGAACGAAACGGGCTCTGATCCAAAATGCTTGTCATCAAGCCTCGAGAAGTTTGAGTTGATAGACTATAcgggaagagaagaagaggtagaATTGGTGGAATACATCCTAACTACCTCAAAAATTTTGGAGACGGCAACAATCTCCATGAGATCATTGCCAGACTTAAAAATGATGAAGGAGTTGAAAGCTATTCCCAGG atgaaaatgaaaatgaggtaCAGCGAAATCCGGAAGCGCGACAAGGGCGTTCCAGTCGGGTGTAATTGTGGTGTAGTGCTTCTCGTTGCCAGATCTAATGATCCTAGCACGAGAGGAGAACTTTATTTCAGTTGTGCGTATGAAATCACAAAT GGTCCCGTTCAAGGCTGCGGTTTCCGGAGGTGGTGGAATGATGCATTGCGCGACGAGTTTGTCAATATTACagaggagaagaatgagatgaagcaGGACTTGGATGCAGCCAAGAAGCGCATTGAGACTCAAgaagaaattatcttgaataTGGAAAGAAATATGACGCGctag
- the LOC104725006 gene encoding protein POLLENLESS 3-LIKE 1-like, which yields MPRRESRRGSGGGFSTPPPSRNTARRVYVAMPMSERKRTSSIKNQESFHKLVSKDLNRAISLYWAGINAGDRVDSALKDMALVMNQLDRTNEGIEAVKSYRYLCPFESQDSIDNLLLDLYKKSGRIQEEAELLERKLKTLEHYGGRIIAAKRNYRKQNNKTIEQEKAR from the exons ATGCCACGTCGCGAGAGCCGTCGTGGTTCGGGAGGAGGTTTCTCGACTCCACCACCGTCACGGAACACGGCGAGAAGAGTTTACGTTGCGATGCCAATGTCAGAGAGAAAAAGAACGTCTTcgatcaagaatcaagaatcgtTCCACAAG TTGGTTTCCAAAGACCTGAATCGAGCAATCTCGTTGTATTGGGCTGGGATTAATGCTGGAGATCGAGTTGATAGTGCATTGAAGGACATGGCTCTAGTTATGAACCAGTTGGATCGAACCAATGAAGGAATCGAAGCTGTCAAGTCTTATCGATATCTCTGCCCTTTTGAATCCCAAGATTCCATTGATAACTTGTTACTTGATCTCTACAAG AAGTCAGGGAGGATTCAAGAGGAAGCTGAGTTGCTTGAACGCAAACTGAAAACACTTGAGCACTATGGTGGTAGGATCATAGCTGCGAAAAGAAACTACAGGAAGCAGAACAACAAGACTATCGAGCAAGAGAAAGCGCGGTAA